A single Micromonospora sp. CCTCC AA 2012012 DNA region contains:
- a CDS encoding BlaI/MecI/CopY family transcriptional regulator produces MTRLGDLERAVMDVLWDVVPGTSDGVTVREVADALDGRELAYTTVMTVLDRLAGKGMVQREREGRAWRYRPAASREAHIAQLMLDALDLGGSRDAALVRFARSVTGTEAEVLRAALGNEAGLTGPADPGLTDRVGDPRAGRARRVDEATDR; encoded by the coding sequence GTGACGCGGCTGGGGGATCTTGAGCGGGCGGTGATGGACGTGCTGTGGGACGTGGTCCCGGGCACGTCGGACGGGGTCACCGTGCGGGAGGTCGCGGACGCGCTGGACGGGCGCGAGCTGGCGTACACGACGGTGATGACCGTGCTCGACCGGCTCGCCGGCAAGGGCATGGTGCAGCGCGAACGGGAGGGGCGGGCCTGGCGTTACCGGCCGGCCGCCAGCCGGGAGGCGCACATCGCCCAGCTCATGCTCGACGCCCTCGACCTCGGCGGCAGCCGGGACGCCGCGCTGGTGCGCTTCGCCCGCTCGGTCACCGGCACCGAGGCCGAGGTGCTCCGCGCCGCCCTGGGTAACGAGGCCGGGCTGACCGGGCCGGCCGACCCCGGGCTGACCGATCGGGTCGGGGATCCCCGGGCCGGGCGGGCGCGGCGCGTCGACGAGGCGACGGACCGGTAG
- a CDS encoding DNA primase, producing the protein MCPESLGGGAVAGWAIRQHTEVSVARQSPHRPDADEPELDDTTASATEDEVDVDRPAADRALWDELRIDPVEIALPAGSGFTLRAYRPARELTPTDVAERDEDDPFLARRQVVEAEDDEEVVILDEEFAALSAEEDEQPEGRRRKADADEDEDASDDETADDEDDEDEVDDEAGDEEVPVFLSHRGKLLLFKTPESLVSFIRSGAPNDLSQLDSWHELSERVEPADIAPLDEDTYELDLVVENLRGGHDTWDPALLIEAGEVARDLAYALRLPAVLDMLSAGSSLDDLDEALRATVNGGIGGFMGRRRLKKIGAQTASLGWRTIVGKISAVVDWRD; encoded by the coding sequence ATGTGCCCAGAGTCACTCGGCGGCGGAGCTGTCGCCGGGTGGGCAATCCGACAGCACACGGAGGTCAGCGTGGCCCGCCAGTCGCCCCACCGGCCCGACGCCGACGAGCCCGAGCTCGACGACACCACCGCGTCGGCCACAGAAGACGAGGTCGACGTCGACCGCCCGGCCGCCGACCGCGCGCTCTGGGACGAGCTGCGGATCGACCCGGTGGAGATCGCCCTGCCCGCCGGCAGCGGCTTCACCCTGCGGGCGTACCGGCCGGCGCGGGAGCTGACCCCGACCGACGTCGCCGAGCGCGACGAGGACGACCCGTTCCTGGCCCGTCGCCAGGTCGTCGAGGCCGAGGACGACGAGGAGGTGGTGATCCTCGACGAGGAGTTCGCCGCCCTCTCCGCCGAGGAGGACGAGCAGCCCGAGGGCCGCCGCCGCAAGGCCGACGCCGACGAGGACGAGGACGCCTCCGACGACGAGACCGCGGACGACGAGGACGACGAGGACGAGGTCGACGACGAGGCGGGCGACGAGGAGGTGCCGGTCTTCCTCAGCCACCGCGGCAAGCTGCTGCTGTTCAAGACGCCCGAGTCGTTGGTCAGTTTCATCCGATCCGGTGCGCCCAACGACCTCTCCCAACTGGACAGCTGGCATGAACTGTCCGAACGGGTGGAACCGGCCGACATCGCGCCGCTCGACGAGGACACCTACGAGCTCGACCTGGTGGTGGAGAACCTCCGCGGCGGGCACGACACGTGGGATCCCGCGCTCCTGATCGAGGCCGGCGAGGTCGCCCGTGACCTGGCGTACGCGCTGCGCCTACCCGCCGTGCTCGACATGCTCTCCGCCGGTTCCAGCCTGGACGACCTGGACGAGGCGCTGCGGGCGACTGTCAACGGCGGAATCGGTGGATTCATGGGCCGCCGACGGCTCAAGAAAATCGGGGCACAAACCGCAAGTTTGGGTTGGCGCACCATTGTCGGCAAGATCTCTGCCGTCGTGGACTGGCGCGACTGA
- a CDS encoding M56 family metallopeptidase: protein MAYSLHFAASMLACYLTAQVLSHSTWPWAAPRVAIVCWQAVGLALGLSAMGVPMALGLAAYDRPTGGALLALATDLLHGTLPAGLSAVHLGLVGVGFGIGAVLVTTTVRSVHASIRAQRRHRDLLTLVARRDPTVPGALVLDHPSAAAYCLPGRKPRVVVSAGTLSLLDRAELAAVLTHERAHAQERHDLVLLPFTALCRALPWFGWVRDAYERVALLVEMRADDKARELHAEAPLAGALRRFAACGNRVTPAGALGLGDRDLDVRVRRLMVADRPPRLIGATALAVAATLVALPISIFLS, encoded by the coding sequence GTGGCGTACTCCCTGCACTTCGCCGCGTCGATGCTGGCCTGCTATCTCACCGCGCAGGTCCTGTCCCACTCCACCTGGCCGTGGGCCGCTCCCCGGGTGGCCATCGTCTGCTGGCAGGCGGTCGGGCTGGCGCTCGGCCTCTCCGCGATGGGCGTGCCGATGGCGCTCGGCCTGGCCGCGTACGACCGGCCGACCGGCGGCGCGCTGCTGGCGCTCGCCACCGACCTGCTGCACGGCACCCTCCCGGCCGGGCTGAGCGCCGTGCACCTGGGGCTGGTCGGGGTCGGCTTCGGCATCGGCGCGGTGCTGGTCACCACCACCGTGCGCAGCGTGCACGCGAGCATCCGCGCCCAGCGGCGGCACCGTGACCTGCTCACCCTGGTCGCCCGCCGGGACCCCACCGTGCCCGGCGCGCTGGTGCTGGACCACCCGAGTGCGGCGGCGTACTGCCTGCCGGGGAGGAAGCCGCGGGTGGTGGTCAGCGCCGGGACGCTGAGCCTGCTCGACCGGGCCGAGCTGGCGGCGGTGCTCACCCACGAGCGGGCCCACGCGCAGGAGCGGCACGACCTGGTGCTGCTGCCGTTCACCGCGCTCTGCCGGGCGCTGCCGTGGTTCGGCTGGGTCCGGGACGCGTACGAGCGGGTCGCGCTGCTGGTCGAGATGCGCGCCGACGACAAGGCCCGTGAGCTGCACGCGGAGGCGCCGCTGGCCGGTGCGCTGCGCCGCTTCGCCGCCTGCGGGAACCGGGTCACCCCGGCCGGGGCGCTCGGCCTGGGCGACCGTGACCTCGACGTACGGGTGCGGCGGCTGATGGTGGCGGACCGGCCGCCCCGGCTGATCGGCGCGACCGCGCTGGCGGTGGCGGCCACCCTGGTCGCCCTGCCCATCTCGATCTTCCTGAGCTGA
- a CDS encoding aldehyde dehydrogenase family protein, which translates to MFEYAPAPESRSVVDLKASYGLFIDGEFVDPTGGASFKSINPASEEVLAEVAEAGTEDTDRAVRAARTAYEKVWGPMPGRDRAKYLFRIARIIQERSRELAVLESLDNGKPIKESRDVDLPLVAAHFFYYAGWADKLEHAGFGANPRPLGVAAQVIPWNFPLLMLAWKIAPALAAGNTVVLKPAETTPLTALLFAEICQQADLPAGVVNIVTGAGDTGRALVEHAGVDKVAFTGSTEVGRAIARSVAGTRKKLTLELGGKAANIVFDDAPVDQAVEGIVNGIFFNQGHVCCAGSRLLIQENVAEQVLESLKRRMAQLRVGDPLDKNTDIGAINSAAQLDRIRELSDAGSAEGAERWSPACELPERGFWFAPTIFTGVTQAHRIAREEIFGPVLSVLTFRTPAEAVEKANNTPYGLSAGIWTDKGSRILWMADRLRAGVVWANTFNKFDPTSPFGGYKESGYGREGGRHGLEGYLNV; encoded by the coding sequence ATGTTCGAATACGCACCCGCCCCCGAGTCCCGCTCGGTGGTGGACCTGAAAGCCTCGTACGGGCTCTTCATCGACGGTGAGTTCGTCGACCCGACCGGCGGCGCCAGCTTCAAGTCGATCAACCCGGCCTCCGAGGAGGTCCTCGCCGAGGTCGCCGAGGCCGGCACCGAGGACACCGACCGCGCGGTGCGGGCCGCCCGGACGGCGTACGAGAAGGTCTGGGGTCCGATGCCGGGCCGCGACCGGGCCAAGTACCTGTTCCGGATCGCCCGGATCATCCAGGAGCGCTCCCGCGAGCTGGCCGTGCTGGAGTCGCTGGACAACGGCAAGCCGATCAAGGAGTCCCGCGACGTCGACCTCCCCCTGGTCGCCGCGCACTTCTTCTACTACGCCGGCTGGGCCGACAAGCTGGAGCACGCCGGCTTCGGCGCGAACCCGCGCCCGCTCGGTGTCGCCGCGCAGGTCATCCCGTGGAACTTCCCGCTGCTCATGCTGGCCTGGAAGATCGCCCCGGCGCTCGCCGCCGGCAACACGGTGGTGCTCAAGCCGGCCGAGACCACCCCGCTGACCGCGCTGCTCTTCGCCGAGATCTGCCAGCAGGCCGACCTGCCGGCCGGCGTGGTCAACATCGTCACCGGCGCCGGTGACACCGGCCGCGCGCTGGTCGAGCACGCGGGCGTCGACAAGGTGGCCTTCACCGGCTCCACCGAGGTCGGCCGGGCCATCGCCCGGTCCGTCGCCGGCACGCGCAAGAAGCTCACCCTGGAGCTGGGCGGCAAGGCCGCCAACATCGTCTTCGACGACGCCCCGGTCGACCAGGCCGTCGAGGGGATCGTCAACGGCATCTTCTTCAACCAGGGGCACGTCTGCTGCGCCGGCTCCCGGCTGCTGATCCAGGAGAACGTCGCCGAGCAGGTGCTGGAGTCGCTGAAGCGGCGGATGGCCCAGCTGCGGGTCGGTGACCCGCTGGACAAGAACACCGACATCGGCGCGATCAACTCGGCCGCCCAGCTCGACCGGATCCGGGAACTCTCCGACGCCGGCTCCGCCGAGGGCGCCGAGCGCTGGTCGCCCGCCTGCGAGCTGCCCGAGCGGGGCTTCTGGTTCGCGCCGACGATCTTCACCGGGGTCACCCAGGCGCACCGGATCGCCCGCGAGGAGATCTTCGGGCCGGTGCTGTCGGTGCTCACGTTCCGCACGCCCGCCGAGGCCGTCGAGAAGGCCAACAACACGCCGTACGGGCTGTCGGCCGGGATCTGGACCGACAAGGGTTCCCGGATCCTCTGGATGGCCGACCGGCTCCGCGCCGGCGTGGTCTGGGCCAACACGTTCAACAAGTTCGACCCCACCTCGCCGTTCGGCGGCTACAAGGAGTCGGGCTACGGTCGCGAGGGCGGCCGGCACGGGCTGGAGGGCTACCTCAATGTCTGA
- a CDS encoding transposase, which yields MSREEDDAVALVRVYCGLASADPADRPASAGSTLTSAVVDDAGRLLHVCEIGDDPAGYAQLVALLVERSGGPSGAAIAADSDDHTVTSLLSAAGRPLAIADDDSVDDFAERFADDDSLEEMQSPEAERRAVGLARALQAGALSAVTLPAPRDLAGYKQVLSAHAALASGRHSAAVALREVLRELYPAALRAYPDPAEPVSLAVLDALPEPGMLAGTAARGREVPVAVDAVAAHLVADGVADEAAIDEAVTALRVAISETPRRAAVSRALTSAVAETVRQAVAAVRACDAGCDALVGALTARLTTPAPAAAPAPGRRAAARRGEQVTDLSAALNNTGTGLRAVRSGEPEPVGRRSRPEPVSGGSLPTTPRPLGPPPVAPAPVTPPPVAPAPVTPAAASGTPISAPPSRPEPGRPLPHRLDAPTNRPVSAPPPPPPGITPIAPMQRGNVPPAEAGEPFRPTLTTAAINSARAERQRTIIPPRPKTNPDQAPPTGGFSATDLSVPVPTPRPGQEPPAAPPGSRANWPLVNTNDELADAPADPPSFGYGDRAGRKVDSPTDPGKGRVTPPWLADDLPQEPPMLRLVEPPPLADRALRDGLNPPTDPGLETPPLRLVDHEAARADRPASRTDLPSRGELPSRTDLPNRSELSSRSELPGRADLSGRGDLSGRGDLSGRGELSGRGELPGRGELSARGDLSGRPEFPGRSELRGPAERRPAPKEHRPPPVSDEGDGDLLIFAAAKSAWFVGHDAEESELDWSTTADTGWQAAEQAARPAVGEETTAGLPKRVPQANLVPGSPLREERPLRIVRNAASLAENTTGYFRGWRRGQEIGGFAVGGRPGREAAGGWDFSRDTGDRDDDREYEYRSAGYRS from the coding sequence GTGTCCCGGGAGGAGGACGACGCCGTGGCGCTCGTGCGCGTGTACTGCGGTCTGGCCTCGGCGGATCCGGCCGACCGACCGGCCTCGGCCGGATCGACGCTGACGTCCGCTGTGGTCGACGACGCAGGCCGTCTGCTGCATGTCTGCGAGATCGGCGACGACCCGGCTGGCTATGCCCAGTTGGTCGCGCTGCTCGTGGAGCGGTCGGGCGGGCCGAGCGGAGCGGCGATCGCGGCCGACAGCGACGACCACACGGTCACCTCGCTGCTCAGCGCCGCGGGTCGTCCACTGGCGATCGCCGACGACGACTCGGTCGACGACTTCGCCGAGCGCTTCGCGGACGACGACTCGCTGGAGGAGATGCAGTCCCCGGAGGCCGAGCGCCGCGCGGTCGGCCTGGCCCGGGCACTCCAGGCCGGCGCGCTCTCCGCCGTCACCCTTCCCGCCCCCCGCGACCTCGCCGGCTACAAGCAGGTCCTGTCCGCGCACGCCGCGCTCGCCAGCGGCCGGCACTCGGCCGCCGTGGCGCTGCGCGAGGTGCTGCGCGAGCTCTACCCGGCCGCCCTCCGGGCCTACCCGGACCCGGCCGAGCCGGTCTCCCTCGCCGTCCTCGACGCACTGCCCGAGCCCGGCATGCTCGCCGGCACGGCCGCCCGGGGTCGGGAGGTCCCGGTCGCGGTGGACGCCGTCGCGGCGCACCTCGTCGCCGACGGGGTGGCCGACGAGGCCGCGATCGACGAGGCGGTCACCGCACTGCGGGTCGCCATCTCCGAGACGCCCCGACGGGCCGCCGTCAGCCGCGCGCTCACCTCGGCGGTGGCCGAGACCGTCCGGCAGGCCGTCGCCGCGGTACGCGCCTGCGACGCCGGCTGCGACGCACTGGTCGGCGCGCTCACCGCCCGGCTCACCACCCCGGCTCCGGCTGCCGCTCCGGCACCCGGCCGGCGGGCCGCCGCCCGACGCGGCGAGCAGGTGACCGACCTCTCCGCCGCCCTGAACAACACCGGCACCGGCCTGCGGGCGGTCCGGTCGGGCGAGCCCGAGCCGGTGGGGCGGCGCAGCCGCCCCGAGCCGGTCTCCGGCGGGTCCCTGCCGACCACTCCCCGGCCGCTCGGCCCGCCGCCGGTCGCCCCGGCCCCGGTCACGCCGCCGCCCGTGGCGCCGGCCCCGGTCACCCCGGCCGCCGCCAGCGGTACGCCGATCTCCGCACCGCCCTCGCGGCCCGAGCCGGGACGGCCGCTGCCGCACCGGCTGGACGCCCCGACCAACCGGCCGGTCTCCGCACCGCCCCCGCCGCCGCCCGGGATCACCCCGATCGCGCCGATGCAGCGGGGCAACGTCCCACCGGCCGAGGCGGGCGAGCCGTTCCGGCCGACCCTGACCACCGCCGCGATCAACAGCGCGCGGGCCGAACGGCAGCGGACGATCATCCCGCCGCGGCCGAAGACCAACCCGGACCAGGCGCCGCCGACCGGTGGCTTCAGCGCCACCGACCTCAGCGTGCCGGTGCCGACGCCGCGTCCCGGCCAGGAGCCACCGGCCGCGCCGCCCGGCTCGCGGGCCAACTGGCCCCTGGTCAACACGAACGACGAGCTGGCGGACGCACCGGCTGACCCACCGTCCTTCGGGTACGGCGACCGCGCCGGGCGCAAGGTGGACTCCCCCACCGATCCGGGCAAGGGTCGGGTCACCCCGCCCTGGCTCGCCGACGATCTGCCCCAGGAGCCGCCGATGTTGCGGCTCGTCGAGCCGCCGCCGCTGGCCGACCGCGCCCTGCGTGACGGGCTGAACCCGCCGACCGACCCGGGGCTGGAGACTCCCCCGCTGCGACTGGTGGACCACGAGGCGGCCCGCGCCGACCGTCCGGCTTCCCGCACCGACCTGCCCAGCCGTGGCGAGCTGCCCAGCCGGACCGACCTACCCAACCGCAGTGAGCTGTCCAGCCGCAGTGAGCTGCCCGGCCGTGCGGACCTGTCAGGCCGTGGCGACCTGTCGGGCCGTGGTGACCTGTCGGGCCGTGGGGAACTGTCGGGCCGTGGTGAACTGCCCGGCCGCGGTGAGCTGTCGGCCCGTGGAGACCTGTCCGGCCGCCCCGAGTTCCCGGGTCGGAGCGAGCTGCGCGGCCCGGCGGAACGGCGGCCCGCGCCGAAGGAGCACCGGCCCCCGCCGGTCTCCGACGAGGGCGACGGCGACCTGCTCATCTTCGCCGCGGCCAAGTCCGCCTGGTTCGTCGGGCACGACGCCGAGGAGTCCGAGCTGGACTGGTCCACCACGGCCGACACCGGTTGGCAGGCCGCCGAGCAGGCGGCCCGGCCGGCGGTGGGCGAGGAGACCACGGCGGGCCTGCCCAAGCGGGTTCCCCAGGCCAACCTGGTGCCCGGCTCCCCGCTGCGCGAGGAGCGTCCACTGCGGATCGTCCGGAACGCGGCCAGCTTGGCCGAGAACACCACCGGCTACTTCCGCGGCTGGCGCCGTGGGCAGGAGATCGGCGGGTTCGCGGTGGGCGGCCGACCGGGCCGGGAAGCCGCCGGCGGCTGGGACTTCAGCCGCGACACCGGCGACCGGGACGACGACCGGGAATACGAGTACCGCTCCGCCGGCTACCGGTCCTGA
- the cydD gene encoding thiol reductant ABC exporter subunit CydD, translating to MSRRPFDPRLLRRVPAARRDLAVLAILGGLTALLVVAQATALATVLANAVDGRLHRSALAGFVAAVGARALVGWAQGTVAARAAATVKAALRADLLGAVGRHGPGWVAGQRAGQLATLAGRGLDALDAYFTGYLPQLVLSVTVPLAVLARIVLADWSSALIIALTIPLIPVFGALLGWQAQAATERQWRRLALLGGHFLDMVAGLPTLRAFGRHRAQTEVVRRMADGHRQATMRTLRIAFLSALVLELIATLSVALVAVPVGIRLLGGGITLSTALLVLLLTPEAYLPLRAAGSRFHASMEGLTALDEALTVSAVPAAAEGRAAGRTGPAPDGRGEIRFESVTVEYERTTALRDVTLTIRPGERIAVIGPSGAGKSTLLGLLLGFVTPTAGRVTVDGVDLADVDLDEWRRQVAWVPQRAHLFAATLADNIRLGAPDTSDTALTGAVTDAALDEVVAALPDGLGTVLGERGHGLSSGQRQRVALARAFLRDAPVVLLDEPTARLDSASEAVVLAATRRLVAGRTALLVAHRPALLEDADRILRVADGRVTELTPVPAGEATR from the coding sequence GTGAGCCGCCGCCCGTTCGACCCGCGTCTGCTGCGCCGGGTCCCCGCGGCCCGGCGCGACCTCGCCGTGCTCGCGATCCTCGGCGGGCTCACCGCGCTGCTGGTGGTCGCCCAGGCCACCGCACTGGCGACGGTGCTGGCGAACGCGGTCGACGGCCGGCTGCACCGGTCGGCGCTGGCCGGCTTCGTCGCGGCGGTGGGCGCCCGCGCGCTGGTCGGCTGGGCGCAGGGCACCGTCGCGGCCCGGGCGGCGGCGACGGTGAAGGCGGCGCTGCGGGCGGACCTGCTCGGCGCGGTCGGTCGGCACGGTCCCGGCTGGGTCGCCGGCCAGCGGGCCGGACAGCTCGCCACCCTGGCCGGGCGCGGCCTGGACGCGCTGGACGCCTACTTCACCGGCTATCTCCCCCAGCTCGTGCTGAGCGTGACCGTGCCGCTCGCCGTGCTCGCCCGGATCGTCCTCGCGGACTGGAGTTCGGCGTTGATCATCGCGCTGACCATTCCGCTCATCCCGGTCTTCGGGGCACTGCTCGGCTGGCAGGCACAGGCCGCCACGGAACGGCAGTGGCGGCGGCTCGCCCTGCTCGGCGGGCACTTCCTGGACATGGTCGCCGGGCTGCCCACCCTGCGCGCGTTCGGCCGGCACCGGGCGCAGACCGAGGTGGTCCGCCGGATGGCCGACGGGCACCGCCAGGCCACCATGCGGACGCTGCGGATCGCCTTCCTCTCCGCCCTGGTGCTGGAGCTGATCGCCACCCTCTCGGTGGCGCTGGTCGCCGTGCCGGTCGGCATCCGGCTGCTCGGCGGCGGGATCACCCTCTCCACCGCGCTGCTGGTGCTGCTGCTCACCCCGGAGGCGTACCTGCCGCTGCGGGCCGCCGGCAGCCGGTTCCACGCCAGCATGGAGGGGCTGACCGCGCTCGACGAGGCGCTCACCGTCTCCGCCGTCCCGGCCGCCGCCGAGGGCCGGGCCGCCGGCCGCACCGGGCCCGCGCCCGACGGTCGCGGCGAGATCCGCTTCGAGTCGGTGACCGTCGAGTACGAGCGGACCACCGCGCTGCGGGACGTCACGCTGACCATCCGGCCCGGCGAGCGGATCGCCGTGATCGGGCCCAGCGGCGCCGGCAAGAGCACCCTGCTCGGCCTGCTGCTCGGCTTCGTCACCCCGACCGCCGGCCGGGTCACCGTGGACGGCGTCGACCTCGCCGACGTCGACCTCGACGAGTGGCGCCGGCAGGTCGCCTGGGTGCCGCAGCGGGCGCACCTCTTCGCCGCCACGCTGGCCGACAACATCCGCCTCGGCGCGCCGGACACCTCCGACACCGCGCTGACCGGCGCGGTCACCGACGCCGCGCTGGACGAGGTCGTCGCCGCCCTGCCCGACGGGCTCGGCACCGTGCTCGGCGAACGTGGGCACGGCCTCTCCAGCGGGCAGCGGCAACGGGTGGCGCTGGCCCGCGCGTTCCTCCGGGACGCCCCGGTGGTGCTGCTCGACGAGCCGACCGCGCGGCTGGACAGCGCCAGCGAGGCCGTCGTACTGGCCGCCACCCGGCGGCTCGTGGCGGGGCGTACCGCGCTGCTGGTCGCGCACCGGCCGGCGCTGCTGGAGGACGCCGACCGGATCCTCCGCGTGGCCGACGGTCGGGTCACCGAGCTGACCCCGGTACCGGCCGGGGAGGCGACCCGGTGA
- a CDS encoding aldehyde dehydrogenase family protein, which translates to MSERVAVRKTYKLFIGGKFPRSESGRSYLVQDSNVSLASRKDARDAVVAARAAVKGWAGATAYNRGQILYRVAEMLEGRREQFVALGVPADEVDAAIDRWVWYAGWADKLAQVYGGANPVAGPYFNLSAPEPTGVVAVVAPEAPALLGLVSVIAPAIVTGNTVVVAASPAAPLAAVTLAEVLATSDLPGGVVNILTGRIGETVPTLAAHMDVNALDLTGVTDAELAADLEVKAAENLKRVLRPAPADHDWTTDPGITRMTTLLETKTVWHPKGV; encoded by the coding sequence ATGTCTGAGCGGGTCGCGGTACGCAAGACGTACAAGCTCTTCATCGGGGGCAAGTTCCCCCGCAGTGAGTCGGGACGGTCGTATCTCGTGCAGGACTCCAACGTGTCGCTGGCATCGCGTAAGGACGCGCGGGACGCCGTCGTCGCCGCCCGGGCCGCCGTGAAGGGCTGGGCCGGGGCGACCGCGTACAACCGGGGTCAGATCCTCTACCGGGTCGCCGAGATGCTGGAGGGCCGCCGCGAGCAGTTCGTCGCGCTCGGCGTGCCGGCCGACGAGGTCGACGCCGCGATCGACCGCTGGGTCTGGTACGCCGGCTGGGCCGACAAGCTCGCCCAGGTGTACGGCGGCGCGAACCCGGTCGCCGGGCCGTACTTCAACCTCTCCGCACCCGAGCCGACCGGGGTGGTGGCCGTGGTGGCCCCCGAGGCCCCGGCGCTGCTCGGCCTGGTCAGTGTGATCGCCCCGGCGATCGTCACCGGCAACACGGTGGTGGTGGCGGCCTCCCCGGCGGCGCCGCTGGCGGCGGTGACCCTGGCCGAGGTGCTGGCCACCTCCGACCTGCCCGGCGGCGTGGTGAACATCCTCACCGGCCGGATCGGCGAGACGGTGCCCACGCTGGCCGCGCACATGGACGTCAACGCCCTCGACCTGACCGGGGTGACCGACGCCGAGCTGGCCGCCGACCTGGAGGTGAAGGCCGCGGAGAACCTCAAGCGGGTCCTCCGCCCGGCCCCCGCCGACCACGACTGGACCACCGACCCCGGCATCACCCGGATGACCACCCTCCTGGAGACGAAGACCGTCTGGCACCCCAAGGGGGTGTGA
- the cydC gene encoding thiol reductant ABC exporter subunit CydC, with protein MVTPATTGPERNGGRAERTVLRLARPYLGRLVGAGLLAAATEFAGLALMATATWLLMSAAGRPPLDRLTVAIVAVRALAISRGVFRYTERLAGHDAVLRMITDVRARVFATLAGRRDTGQRSGDALSRLVSDVEAVQDLLLRVLVPGAAAALVSLLAVGVAALISPPAAGVLAVGLLVAGVALPALATGLTRRAADEVAPLRGALAVDAVDLTHGAADLAAFGATGTALATAEGRARRLARLERRLAAAGFAVDATGVLVSGLTAAAVVLVALRAGVGGVLVGVLAVGTLAAAEAALALVGAARQHTQLRAGLGRVADLLTGPAPVPGADIPRAAAPSGAVGGGHHVRFDEVSVRYRAGAAPALDRVSLDLPAGRRIAVVGPSGAGKSTLAGVLTGAVRPDAGRITLDGVELSAYPAEELPRAIGGLFAEAYVFHASVRENLLLGRPEADEEALADAARAAGLLDWVRAQPAGWDTVVGEEGAQLSGGQRQRLALARALLAAPGLLVLDEPTEGLDPAAADAVLASTLAANPAGHSVLLISHRLSGLAGLDEIVVLDAGRVVQRGRHDDLVAQPGWYRDQWRLQAAAERGYLALHP; from the coding sequence CTGGTCACCCCCGCAACGACCGGGCCGGAACGGAACGGCGGCCGGGCGGAGCGGACGGTGCTGCGGCTGGCCCGGCCCTACCTGGGGCGGCTGGTCGGGGCGGGGCTGCTCGCCGCCGCCACCGAGTTCGCCGGGCTCGCCCTGATGGCCACCGCCACCTGGCTGCTGATGAGCGCCGCCGGCCGCCCCCCGCTGGACCGGCTGACCGTGGCGATCGTCGCGGTACGGGCGCTGGCCATCAGCCGGGGCGTGTTCCGCTACACCGAACGGCTCGCCGGCCACGACGCCGTCCTACGCATGATCACCGACGTCCGGGCCCGGGTCTTCGCCACCCTGGCCGGCCGTCGGGACACCGGTCAGCGTTCCGGCGACGCGCTGAGCCGCCTCGTCTCCGACGTGGAGGCCGTTCAGGACCTGCTGCTGCGGGTGCTCGTGCCCGGGGCGGCCGCCGCGCTGGTCAGCCTGCTCGCCGTCGGCGTCGCCGCACTGATCTCACCGCCGGCGGCCGGGGTGCTGGCGGTCGGACTGCTGGTCGCCGGGGTGGCGCTGCCCGCCCTGGCCACCGGGCTCACCCGCCGGGCCGCCGACGAGGTGGCCCCGCTGCGCGGGGCGCTCGCCGTGGACGCCGTCGACCTCACCCACGGCGCCGCCGACCTGGCCGCCTTCGGCGCCACCGGCACGGCGCTGGCGACCGCCGAGGGACGGGCCCGACGGCTGGCGCGGCTGGAGCGCCGGCTCGCCGCCGCCGGCTTCGCGGTCGACGCGACCGGGGTGCTCGTCTCCGGGCTCACCGCCGCCGCCGTGGTGCTCGTCGCGCTCCGCGCCGGGGTCGGCGGGGTGCTGGTCGGCGTGCTGGCCGTCGGCACCCTCGCCGCCGCCGAGGCGGCCCTCGCGCTGGTCGGGGCGGCCCGCCAGCACACCCAGCTCCGGGCCGGCCTGGGCCGGGTCGCCGACCTGCTCACCGGGCCCGCCCCGGTCCCCGGTGCCGACATCCCGAGGGCGGCGGCGCCCAGCGGGGCGGTCGGCGGCGGGCACCACGTGCGGTTCGACGAGGTGAGCGTCCGGTACCGGGCCGGGGCCGCGCCGGCCCTGGACCGGGTGAGCCTCGACCTGCCCGCCGGGCGGCGGATCGCCGTGGTCGGGCCCAGCGGGGCCGGCAAGAGCACCCTGGCCGGTGTGCTGACCGGCGCGGTCCGGCCCGACGCCGGGCGGATCACCCTGGACGGGGTCGAACTCTCCGCGTACCCCGCCGAGGAGCTGCCCCGGGCGATCGGCGGCCTCTTCGCCGAGGCGTACGTCTTCCACGCCTCGGTGCGGGAGAACCTGCTGCTCGGCCGCCCCGAGGCGGACGAGGAGGCGCTGGCCGACGCCGCCCGGGCGGCCGGTCTGCTGGACTGGGTACGCGCCCAGCCGGCCGGTTGGGACACCGTGGTCGGCGAGGAGGGCGCCCAGCTCTCCGGCGGCCAGCGGCAGCGCCTCGCCCTGGCCCGGGCGCTGCTCGCCGCGCCGGGGCTGCTGGTGCTGGACGAGCCCACCGAGGGCCTCGACCCGGCCGCCGCCGACGCGGTGCTCGCCTCGACCCTGGCCGCCAACCCGGCCGGGCACTCGGTGCTGCTGATCAGTCACCGGCTCAGCGGCCTCGCCGGGCTGGACGAGATCGTCGTGCTGGACGCCGGCCGGGTGGTGCAGCGGGGCCGGCACGACGACCTGGTGGCGCAGCCCGGCTGGTACCGGGACCAGTGGCGGCTCCAGGCGGCGGCGGAACGCGGCTATCTGGCCCTGCACCCCTGA